The genomic DNA TAAGCATCGCCGCGGCGTCACGCACCGATTCCGGACGGTTGGCACCAAGGTTGAAAACACCGGTTGCCCGTGCTTGCAGGGCTTGCTCCATTCCCCGCGTGATGTCGTCGATATAAGTGAAGTCCCGAATCGGGTCACCGAAAACGGTCAACGGTTGACCGTGTAATGCCTGTTCGATGAATCGATACAATGCCATGTCAGGTCGTCCGGCAGGACCGTAGACAGTGAAGAAGCGGAAGATCCCGATTTGTAGACCGTACAGATTCTGATAAGCCTGGCAAAAAGTTTCCGCACTGTACTTGGCTGCAGCATAGGGACTCATCACCTGTCCGGTTGCTTGATGTTCCAACAGGGCACCCGTTTGTTCCCCGTAGACGGAGGAGGAAGAAGCGAAGAACAGATGCGGAATGGCATATGTGCGCGCTGCTTCGAGGACGGTCACCGTCATCGCGATATCATCCTCGATGTAGCGGTGCGGTTCCTGTAACGAACCGGGGACGCCTGGCAAAGCGGCGAGATGAAATACGGCGGCAAAGGAGTGACTGCCGAACCAAGTCGGCAAATCCTCATGCACGTTCCCTTCGAACACCTCGATCCCGTTCTCTTGCAACAGACGAGCCCGCTCCAGTTTCAGTTCGACGTCATAATAATCCGTGAAGGCATCGATGACACTTACGGTATGACCGCTGGCGTGAAGACGAAGCGCAAGGGCGGATCCGATGAAACCCGCGCCTCCTGTAATTCCAATCTGCATGTCGCGTTCCTCCGAT from Exiguobacterium sibiricum 7-3 includes the following:
- a CDS encoding NAD-dependent epimerase/dehydratase family protein codes for the protein MQIGITGGAGFIGSALALRLHASGHTVSVIDAFTDYYDVELKLERARLLQENGIEVFEGNVHEDLPTWFGSHSFAAVFHLAALPGVPGSLQEPHRYIEDDIAMTVTVLEAARTYAIPHLFFASSSSVYGEQTGALLEHQATGQVMSPYAAAKYSAETFCQAYQNLYGLQIGIFRFFTVYGPAGRPDMALYRFIEQALHGQPLTVFGDPIRDFTYIDDITRGMEQALQARATGVFNLGANRPESVRDAAAMLSKRFDVPVAFAPARAGDVSMTWSNTDAARQTFGYVPSVTLADGMERMITWHLDRL